One region of Culex pipiens pallens isolate TS chromosome 2, TS_CPP_V2, whole genome shotgun sequence genomic DNA includes:
- the LOC120419014 gene encoding uncharacterized protein LOC120419014, producing METENQILDEVTSFLPSEVWEKIFLYLPTDQLGSIRQTCHYFKNVVRHCRALRDRIHLHFPKHQVLKKSYNPHSAPPASSVFFMHTTIEDTGSWWSPIGVMITELVLVACEFPLDLLRLTPRLKTLTLRDVKLCCDGPLEVNFELKELEKLAVEVGREGDPAVLVVLGQIATRLKVLDCIGKYKRSSHLHGLVKLVAAAQDTLDELVFHPDSSIICALLQFQRLKLKRVTFKAEYFGQKNFLDEPEIVEFVRAHPTIEELKMDNKPDCNKVLSRIGHVLPRLKRFDMQVLFANEQNLMASLTMLHLQCLTLANLLGKWLQFDSNCVGNLPSLKELHLTGVQVQG from the exons ATGGAAACTGAAAATCAAATCTTGGATGAAGTTACCAGTTTTCTACCGTCAGAAGTTTGGGAGAAAATCTTCCTGTATCTTCCCACCGACCAACTAGGAAGTATTCGACAAACATGTCactacttcaaaaatgtcgtCCGCCATTGTCGCGCCCTGAGAGATCGGATCCATCTGCACTTCCCAAAGCACCAGGTTCTGAAAAAAAGCTACAATCCGCATTCGGCACCACCGGCCTCATCGGTGTTCTTCATGCACACAACCATCGAGGACACCGGATCGTGGTGGTCCCCAATCGGAGTCATGATCACCGAGCTGGTCCTGGTTGCTTGCGAATTCCCGCTGGACTTGCTACGACTCACTCCGAGGTTGAAAACTCTGACGCTTCGAGATGTAAAACTTTGCTGCGATGGTCCTTTGGAGGTGAATTTTGAGCTGAAAGAACTGGAGAAGTTGGCGGTAGAAGTTGGTCGTGAGGGGGATCCTGCAGTGCTCGTGGTGCTTGGGCAGATCGCTACCAGATTAAAGGTACTGGACTGCATAGGAAAGTACAAGAGATCAAGCCATCTGCACGGATTGGTAAAGCTAGTAGCCGCGGCACAGGATACGCTAGATGAACTGGTTTTTCATCCTGACTCCAGCATCATATGTGCATTACTGCAGTTTCAACGACTTAAACTTAAGCGGGTAACATTCAAAGCAGAATACTTTGGCCAGAAGAACTTTTTGGATGAACCGGAGATTGTTGAGTTCGTTCGGGCACATCCCACTATTGAGGAACTTAAAATGGACAACAAGCCCGATTGTAATAAG GTATTATCACGAATAGGCCACGTTCTGCCCCGTCTGAAGCGGTTCGACATGCAAGTGCTTTTTGCGAACGAACAGAATTTGATGGCGTCGTTGACGATGCTTCACCTGCAGTGTCTTACTCTGGCCAATCTTCTGGGAAAGTGGCTTCAGTTCGACAGCAACTGCGTTGGCAACCTGCCCAGCTTGAAGGAGCTGCATCTCACCGGAGTTCAGGTGCAAG GGTGA